AAAGGCCGCGGGCTGGAAGAGTCGGGTTTCATGACCGGGATGCCGATAACGGTGACGGTTGAGCGTGGAAGGATAGTGATTGAGACCGAGATTAACGTCTGATCGTTGAACTAAATAGCAGGTAAAAAATAGCCGGAAGGATCGTGGGATCACTTCCAGACTTTATCTATTTATTCATCAGATTATTAACTTCATCACTGGTTAGACTAAAAATATCTATAGATTTATCATTTATACTTAAATCAAAATCACTATTTAGATTAACTAACCATTTATAAAAATCGAGAAAATAAATTTCATTATCTTTTGTTAACTCCATAAATCCATTATCCATATGAGATAGTTCTAAAGATTCAAGAATACTAAAAAATTCATCTTTATTTTCGAGTAAATCAGACACCTCAACCCGCATTAACATTTTTATTAGGGATAGCTCATCTGATATATCCATTATTGTTGACATATTAGAGTAAACGCTTTTTATATCAATTAGTTTCATATAATTACGGTTTTGTTGAATAAATCAGAGTCAGCCGGTAGGATGGCTCCCGCTGGAACCCTTGTTATGCGATCCGAATGCTGTCCGGCATACCCAACAACGTCATCCGGTTTAGCGCTTTGACCATCGCCAGCGCTTCACCTACCTGTCCACAGGCTCAGATGACCACCCAGTAACGTTTTGATGCGGAACATCGCTGTTTCTGCCACTGAACGGCGGTGATAACCTACTTTCTTTTTCCAGACGTCATTGCTACCGCCCAGGTGCTGATTCGCCACGGCATGGTTACGTTCATGGTACTTGTCGGGCCAGTATTGTGCACCGTTTCTCGGTGGGATGAGCGGCCTGATTTTTTTCTTCATCAGGGCATCATGGCAGTAAAAGACATCGTAAGTTCCATCTACTGAGGCTTGTTTGACTTTGCGGTGAGTCTGGCTTATTAACGCGGGGAGTGCCTGCACGTCAGTAGTTCCACTGAGAGATAAATCGGCACAGATAATCTCATGCGTTACACTGTCTGTTGCCAGATGGAACTTTCTCCATACTCTGCGCTTATCTGCCCCATGTTGCCGAACCTTCCATTCCCCTTCACCGAATACCTTCAGTCCGATAGCGTCAATCACCAGATGTTCAATCTCACCGCGTGTTGGTGTTTTAATGCTGATATTAACGGTCTTTGCACGTTTGCTGACCAGTGAATAATCGGGGCAAGCGAGAGCCACTCCCATCAACTGAAAAATAGAGTCAACGAAGCCCTGCAACGCCCGTAACGAAAGGTTAAACACGCGCTTCATCATCAGAACAGTGGTGATAGCCATATCGGTGTAGTGGCGTGGGGGTTTTATCTGCTTCCCGGTATCTGAGGTAAAGCCCGTTGCCGTCCGAGCGTCCTTCAAACCGCTCTCCGGTCTTTATCCAAGCGCGGATCTGCATGTCGGTTAGTTTTGGCATTATGAG
The window above is part of the Pectobacterium araliae genome. Proteins encoded here:
- a CDS encoding type I toxin-antitoxin system SymE family toxin produces the protein MGYASHNGKPNPPSAINLKGRGLEESGFMTGMPITVTVERGRIVIETEINV